The following proteins are co-located in the Phragmites australis chromosome 10, lpPhrAust1.1, whole genome shotgun sequence genome:
- the LOC133931211 gene encoding uncharacterized protein LOC133931211, translating to MDLLEHPLDAVAFRLYSLQEASAATGAAAWTCLAAVLAAAAAAGLWRLRSSTPTADTGALKPLELDPSPAEKISTKPASSSDRSRESAPSETTDRSPAPSPKERYTAYYHDGGCVGCCDVDEEEGDDYDEDEEEQEDEYNGVYQTSETTDPFGWEVVRSLPLSPTAAEMERYRSPTALSGSVVRLWDQGTDGGVTPSASPRRRSRVVGTILAF from the coding sequence ATGGACCTCCTCGAGCACCCCCTCGATGCCGTAGCCTTCCGCCTCTACTCCCTCCAGGaggcctccgccgccaccggcgccgccgcctggaCCTGTCTCGCCGCGGTCCTTGCCGCTGCCGCGGCTGCAGGCCTCTGGCGCCTCCGCTCCTCCACGCCCACCGCTGATACCGGAGCCCTGAAGCCCTTGGAGTTGGATCCGTCCCCCGCGGAGAAGATTTCAACGAAGCCAGCGAGCTCATCGGACAGGTCGCGGGAGTCGGCTCCGTCGGAGACGACCGATAGGTCGCCGGCGCCCTCGCCGAAGGAGAGGTACACTGCCTACTACCACGACGGTGGCTGTGTAGGGTGCTGCGACGTGGACGAAGAAGAAGGCGACGATtacgacgaggatgaggaggagcaagaagacgAGTACAACGGCGTGTATCAGACTTCAGAGACGACGGATCCTTTCGGATGGGAGGTGGTGAGATCGCTGCCGCTCAGCCCGACGGCGGCGGAAATGGAGCGGTACCGGAGCCCGACGGCGCTCAGCGGTAGCGTCGTGCGGCTGTGGGATCAGGGCACCGACGGCGGCGTAACTCCGTCGGCGAGCCCGCGGCGGAGGAGCAGAGTAGTCGGCACCATCTTGGCCTTCTGA